The DNA region CCGTGTCGAAGTCCTTGAGCCTGTCGAGGACCCGCTGCGCGGTGGGCGCGTCCATGCGGTCCACGAGCCGCCCGTCGGCGAGGAAGACCACCTCGTCGGCGTGTGCGGCGGCCACGGGGTCGTGGGTGACCATGACGACCGTGCGGCTGGTCTGCCGTACCGCGTCGCCGAGCAGCCGCAGCACCTCCTCGCCGGAGCGGGAGTCGAGATTGCCGGTGGGCTCGTCGGCGAAGACCACGTCGGGCCTGCCCGCGAACGCCCTTGCTACGGCGACTCGTTGCTGCTGGCCTCCGGAGAGTTCGCCCGGCCTGTGGTGCAGCCTGTCGCGCAGCCCTACGACGTCGATGAGCGCGTCGGTCCACTCCGTGTCCGTACGGCGTCCCGCGAGGTCGCGGGGCAGGCTGATGTTCTCCGCGACGGTAAGCGTCGGCACCAGGTTGAAGGACTGGAAGACGAAGCCGACGCGTTCGCGGCGCAGCAGCGTCAGCCGCCTGTCGCTGAGGGCACCGAGTTCGGTGCCGCCGATGTGGGCGGTCCCCGAGGTGAGGGTGTCCAGCCCCGCGGCACAGTGCATCAGCGTCGACTTGCCGGACCCTGAGGGCCCCATGATGGCGGTGAACCGGCCGGCGGTGAAGCCGAGGGAGACGCCGTCCAGCGCCCGCACCGCGGCCTCACCGCTGCCGTAGAT from Streptomyces marispadix includes:
- a CDS encoding ABC transporter ATP-binding protein, which gives rise to MSDLAAHVTDAVKIYGSGEAAVRALDGVSLGFTAGRFTAIMGPSGSGKSTLMHCAAGLDTLTSGTAHIGGTELGALSDRRLTLLRRERVGFVFQSFNLVPTLTVAENISLPRDLAGRRTDTEWTDALIDVVGLRDRLHHRPGELSGGQQQRVAVARAFAGRPDVVFADEPTGNLDSRSGEEVLRLLGDAVRQTSRTVVMVTHDPVAAAHADEVVFLADGRLVDRMDAPTAQRVLDRLKDFDTAGVTA